The following coding sequences lie in one Pempheris klunzingeri isolate RE-2024b chromosome 13, fPemKlu1.hap1, whole genome shotgun sequence genomic window:
- the atg14 gene encoding beclin 1-associated autophagy-related key regulator isoform X2, with product MASSVGLPPLGTDRAASSSGLHSGGRPPLRPHHPHPAQCTPGCVMVESVDDAEGLYVAVERCPLCSTSRRRLTCARCVQAGDFVYFDGRNTERYTDKLERLKKLKEEKEQLQQRVVQALDRKLQADETKWKIMSCRMKIEQLREAVARGNEEVKMGEDLLLHSQEEAQRLQRRAGRHQEKRDKIERHNRRLGELLERRSRELQSRLGQLASVRRGHILELSTHVLPTQEEKQGRDPADVVAECDPALTSSTVSELAEARRTTYLSGRWIWDDQNGETSISIAGPPVTLPSNGDCSAYYSWVEEKSTNQGPELDHINPAHTISAALCYATQLVTILSHILDVNLPKKLCNSEFCGENLSRYRFTRALNKLNTNILHLCFSQHVDSEKLHPHHTLRNIMFLVSPDNENLGRTGPFEVSADLEESMEFVEPEAAGPAEESGDEAVTDEETDLGTDWETVPSPRFCDIPSQSMDLSQSALQVSQPSANTGGMISSAAASVTSWFRAYTGQR from the exons ATGGCGTCCTCGGTGGGGCTCCCCCCGCTCGGCACGGACCGAGCCGCTTCATCCTCCGGCCTTCACTCCGGCGGGAGGCCGCCTCTTCGCCCCCATCACCCCCACCCGGCTCAGTGCACCCCCGGGTGTGTGATGGTGGAGTCGGTGGACGACGCGGAGGGTCTGTACGTGGCGGTGGAGCGGTGCCCCCTGTGCAGCACCTCCCGCCGCAGGCTGACCTGTGCCCGCTGCGTGCAGGCCGGAGACTTCGTGTACTTCGACGGGAGGAACACTGAAAG ATACACCGACAAGCTGGAGCGACTCaagaagctgaaggaggagaaggagcagctgCAACAGAG ggtGGTCCAGGCTCTGGACAGGAAGCTGCAGGCTGATGAGACG aaATGGAAGATCATGTCGTGTCGGATGAAGATCGAGCAGCTGAGGGAGGCGGTCGCCAGGGGCAACGAGGAGGTGAAGATGGGTGA agacctcctcctccactcccaggaggAGGCCCAGCGGCTGCAGCGGCGTGCCGGTCGTCACCAGGAGAAACGGGACAAGATCGAGCGCCACAACCGCCGCCTGGGGGAGCTGCTGGAGAGACGCAGCCGGGAGCTGCAGAGCCGCCTGGGACAGCTGGCCTCCGTCAGGAGGGGGCACATCCTGGAGCTGAGCACACACGTCCTCCCCACccaggaggagaaacagggcag AGACCCCGCTGACGTGGTGGCGGAGTGCGACCCGGCGCTGACGTCCAGCACGGTGAGCGAGCTCGCCGAGGCGCGGAGGACCACCTACCTGTCAGGACGCTGGATCTGGGACGACCAGAACGGAgagaccagcatcagcatcgCCGGGCCCCCCGTCACCCTGCCCAGCAACGGGGACTGCTCCGCCTACTACAGCTGGGTGGAGGAGAAGAGCACCAATCAGGGCCCAG AGCTGGACCACATTAACCCCGCCCACACCATCAGCGCGGCGCTCTGCTACGCCACCCAGCTCGTCACCATCCTGTCCCACATCCTGGATGTCAACCTGCCTAAGAAGCTCTGCAACAG CGAGTTCTGTGGAGAGAATCTGAGCCGATACCGTTTCACCAGAGCGCTGAACAAACTCAACACCAACATCCTCCACCTGTGCTTCTcccag catgtaGACAGTGAGAAGCTCCACCCTCATCACACTCTGAGGAACATCATGTTTCTGGTTTCCCCCGACAACGAGAACCTGGGCAG GACCGGCCCGTTCGAGGTGAGCGCCGACCTGGAGGAGTCGATGGAGTTCGTGGAGCCGGAGGCGGCCGGGCCGGCGGAGGAGAGCGGGGACGAGGCGGTGACGGACGAGGAGACGGACCTGGGGACGGACTGGGAGACGGTGCCCAGTCCACGATTCTGTGACATCCCATCACAG tcCATGGATCTTTCCCAGAGTGCATTGCAGGTGTCCCAGCCCTCTGCTAACACCGGTGGGatgatctcctctgctgctgcgtcCGTCACTTCCTGGTTCAGAGCGTACACGGGCCAGCGCTGA
- the atg14 gene encoding beclin 1-associated autophagy-related key regulator isoform X1, protein MASSVGLPPLGTDRAASSSGLHSGGRPPLRPHHPHPAQCTPGCVMVESVDDAEGLYVAVERCPLCSTSRRRLTCARCVQAGDFVYFDGRNTERYTDKLERLKKLKEEKEQLQQRVVQALDRKLQADETKWKIMSCRMKIEQLREAVARGNEEVKMDRDLLLHSQEEAQRLQRRAGRHQEKRDKIERHNRRLGELLERRSRELQSRLGQLASVRRGHILELSTHVLPTQEEKQGRDPADVVAECDPALTSSTVSELAEARRTTYLSGRWIWDDQNGETSISIAGPPVTLPSNGDCSAYYSWVEEKSTNQGPELDHINPAHTISAALCYATQLVTILSHILDVNLPKKLCNSEFCGENLSRYRFTRALNKLNTNILHLCFSQHVDSEKLHPHHTLRNIMFLVSPDNENLGRTGPFEVSADLEESMEFVEPEAAGPAEESGDEAVTDEETDLGTDWETVPSPRFCDIPSQSMDLSQSALQVSQPSANTGGMISSAAASVTSWFRAYTGQR, encoded by the exons ATGGCGTCCTCGGTGGGGCTCCCCCCGCTCGGCACGGACCGAGCCGCTTCATCCTCCGGCCTTCACTCCGGCGGGAGGCCGCCTCTTCGCCCCCATCACCCCCACCCGGCTCAGTGCACCCCCGGGTGTGTGATGGTGGAGTCGGTGGACGACGCGGAGGGTCTGTACGTGGCGGTGGAGCGGTGCCCCCTGTGCAGCACCTCCCGCCGCAGGCTGACCTGTGCCCGCTGCGTGCAGGCCGGAGACTTCGTGTACTTCGACGGGAGGAACACTGAAAG ATACACCGACAAGCTGGAGCGACTCaagaagctgaaggaggagaaggagcagctgCAACAGAG ggtGGTCCAGGCTCTGGACAGGAAGCTGCAGGCTGATGAGACG aaATGGAAGATCATGTCGTGTCGGATGAAGATCGAGCAGCTGAGGGAGGCGGTCGCCAGGGGCAACGAGGAGGTGAAGATGG acagagacctcctcctccactcccaggaggAGGCCCAGCGGCTGCAGCGGCGTGCCGGTCGTCACCAGGAGAAACGGGACAAGATCGAGCGCCACAACCGCCGCCTGGGGGAGCTGCTGGAGAGACGCAGCCGGGAGCTGCAGAGCCGCCTGGGACAGCTGGCCTCCGTCAGGAGGGGGCACATCCTGGAGCTGAGCACACACGTCCTCCCCACccaggaggagaaacagggcag AGACCCCGCTGACGTGGTGGCGGAGTGCGACCCGGCGCTGACGTCCAGCACGGTGAGCGAGCTCGCCGAGGCGCGGAGGACCACCTACCTGTCAGGACGCTGGATCTGGGACGACCAGAACGGAgagaccagcatcagcatcgCCGGGCCCCCCGTCACCCTGCCCAGCAACGGGGACTGCTCCGCCTACTACAGCTGGGTGGAGGAGAAGAGCACCAATCAGGGCCCAG AGCTGGACCACATTAACCCCGCCCACACCATCAGCGCGGCGCTCTGCTACGCCACCCAGCTCGTCACCATCCTGTCCCACATCCTGGATGTCAACCTGCCTAAGAAGCTCTGCAACAG CGAGTTCTGTGGAGAGAATCTGAGCCGATACCGTTTCACCAGAGCGCTGAACAAACTCAACACCAACATCCTCCACCTGTGCTTCTcccag catgtaGACAGTGAGAAGCTCCACCCTCATCACACTCTGAGGAACATCATGTTTCTGGTTTCCCCCGACAACGAGAACCTGGGCAG GACCGGCCCGTTCGAGGTGAGCGCCGACCTGGAGGAGTCGATGGAGTTCGTGGAGCCGGAGGCGGCCGGGCCGGCGGAGGAGAGCGGGGACGAGGCGGTGACGGACGAGGAGACGGACCTGGGGACGGACTGGGAGACGGTGCCCAGTCCACGATTCTGTGACATCCCATCACAG tcCATGGATCTTTCCCAGAGTGCATTGCAGGTGTCCCAGCCCTCTGCTAACACCGGTGGGatgatctcctctgctgctgcgtcCGTCACTTCCTGGTTCAGAGCGTACACGGGCCAGCGCTGA
- the tbpl2 gene encoding TATA box-binding protein-like 2 — translation MDESALERYFDDSIANDSGFLLGEELGLRSPAPSGPDSSFLSLRAASSGEPGDELDLSFLPDDLSTQDEPGRHDNTSLDVSRDSGVSPDYNSQDSTAVAVDPQQGPSRSGPETGASPFCPMTPMTPMTPMTPVTERSGIIPQLQNIVSTVNLGCPLDLKFIALQARNAEYNPKRFAAVIMRIREPRTTALIFSSGKMVCTGAKSEEQSRLAARKYARVVQKLGFPARFLDFKIQNMVASCDVCFPIRLEGLVLTHQQFSSYEPELFPGLIYRMVKPRIVLLIFVSGKVVLTGAKERAEIYEAFENIYPILRGFRKQ, via the exons ATGGACGAGTCTGCGTTGGAGCGTTACTTTGATGACTCCATAGCTAAC GACTCTGGCTTCCTCTTGGGGGAGGAGCTTGGCCTCCGGAGCCCCGCCCCCTCCGGTCCGGACTCCTCCTTCCTGTCGCTGAGGGCGGCGTCCAGCGGAGAGCCGGGCGACGAGCTGGACCTCAGCTTCCTGCCTGATGACCTCAGCACGCAGGATGAGCCTGGTCGTCATGACAATACAA GTCTGGACGTCTCCCGGGACAGCGGAGTCAGTCCGGACTACAACTCCCAGGATTCCACAGCAGTAGCAGTCGATCCCCAGCAGGGGCCGTCCAGGTCAGGGCCGGAGACGGGCGCCTCCCCCTTCTGTCCCATGACACCAATGACCCCCATGACCCCCATGACCCCTGTGACCGAGAGGTCAGGGATCATCCCACAGCTACA GAACATCGTCTCCACGGTGAACCTCGGGTGTCCGCTGGATCTGAAGTTCATCGCCCTCCAGGCCAGAAATGCAGAGTACAACCCCAAG CGTTTTGCCGCCGTCATCATGAGGATCCGAGAACCTCGAACCACCGCGCTGATCTTCAGCTCTGGGAAGATGGTCTGTACGGGAGCCAagag tgaggaGCAGTCACGGCTGGCAGCCAGGAAGTACGCTCGGGTGGTTCAGAAACTGGGCTTCCCCGCCCGCTTCCTGGACTTTAAGATCCAGAACATGGTGGCCAGCTGTGACGTCTGCTTCCCCATCCGGCTGGAGGGCCTGGTCCTCACGCACCAACAGTTTAGCAG TTACGAACCCGAGCTGTTTCCAGGCCTCATCTACCGCATGGTGAAGCCTCGCATCGTCCTGCTCATCTTCGTGTCGGGGAAAGTGGTTCTGACCG GAGCTAAAGAACGAGCGGAGATCTATGAAGCGTTCGAGAACATTTATCCGATCCTGAGAGGCTTCAGGAAACAGTGA